One Acidobacteriota bacterium DNA segment encodes these proteins:
- a CDS encoding cache domain-containing protein gives MRWVRTALSLRSKITATFTLIVVGGTVVSTLIGSRIVTDAMRDQARLRVRQGIEATRTVYQDELNDIGERVRRIAEGGLSTGMVPSDDKGTLPAELAEARDAAGLTFLGWVDRSGLRVVRGLGGDPSSPPPAALATLLAQARPGTTAVGTEVMTGDALEIERRGTAALAVIEDATGPPASSPARVVTDGLVMVAATPVTLRGQPAGVLYGGVLANGRHPLVDRVDTLLYAGERYRGLQVGTVAILLGDRWIATNVQLPSGERAVGAKLDPDIARAVIEEGGTWSGNARLAGEWYEGEVAPIRNVDGSVVGALQVAILEAPFLAARTEVMQTFLVVCLVGLVIVFVLTYLLTRTLIHPLEEMVAATKRIATGDLDATVNVASRDELGDLAVSFNNMLGSLKTVNNELSDSARTLEAKVRERTEELVAVQARMAQSEKLASIGRLAAGVAHGLNNPLGGILAVTMLALEDRPQDDPLRADLDLIVKQTLRCREIVKGLLDFSRQSDARVTETDVTTVVESSLALLERQAIFQNIRTVRRLEPGLPPVLIDPIQLQEVVLNIVLNGVDAMDETGTLTVESALDAAAGEVVIRIGDTGKGIPPDVMPLLFEPFFTTKKVGKGTGLGLAIVHGIVSRAGGRVEVDSVPGRTTFAIRLPVVGPETAEPPAVPEAVTT, from the coding sequence ATGCGCTGGGTTCGGACTGCGCTGTCGCTGCGTTCCAAGATCACCGCCACGTTCACGTTGATCGTCGTCGGCGGCACGGTCGTGTCGACGCTCATCGGCTCGCGGATCGTCACCGACGCGATGCGAGACCAGGCGCGGCTCCGCGTGCGCCAGGGCATCGAAGCGACACGAACCGTCTACCAGGACGAATTGAACGACATCGGCGAGCGGGTCCGCCGCATCGCCGAGGGGGGCCTGTCGACCGGGATGGTACCAAGCGACGACAAAGGCACGCTGCCCGCCGAACTGGCCGAGGCCAGAGATGCCGCCGGTCTGACGTTCCTCGGATGGGTCGACCGCAGCGGTCTCAGAGTGGTCCGGGGTCTCGGAGGCGATCCGTCGAGCCCGCCGCCGGCCGCACTCGCCACCCTGCTCGCCCAGGCGCGCCCGGGGACGACGGCCGTGGGCACCGAGGTGATGACCGGAGACGCACTCGAGATCGAACGCCGCGGCACCGCGGCGCTCGCGGTCATCGAGGACGCGACCGGCCCGCCGGCGTCGTCGCCGGCCAGGGTCGTCACCGACGGGCTGGTCATGGTCGCGGCGACGCCCGTGACCCTGCGCGGCCAGCCCGCCGGCGTGCTCTACGGCGGCGTGCTCGCCAACGGCCGGCATCCCCTCGTCGATCGCGTCGACACGCTGCTCTACGCCGGCGAGCGCTACCGCGGCCTTCAGGTCGGCACGGTTGCCATCCTGCTCGGCGACCGGTGGATTGCGACCAACGTGCAGCTGCCCTCGGGCGAACGGGCGGTCGGCGCGAAGCTCGATCCGGACATCGCGCGCGCCGTGATCGAGGAGGGCGGAACGTGGTCGGGAAACGCGCGGCTGGCCGGCGAGTGGTACGAGGGAGAGGTCGCACCCATTCGGAACGTGGACGGCTCGGTGGTGGGTGCCCTGCAGGTCGCGATCCTCGAGGCGCCGTTCCTCGCGGCACGGACCGAGGTGATGCAGACCTTCCTCGTCGTCTGCCTCGTGGGCCTCGTCATCGTGTTCGTGCTGACCTACCTGCTCACGCGGACGCTGATCCATCCGCTCGAGGAGATGGTCGCCGCAACCAAGCGCATCGCGACGGGCGACCTCGACGCGACGGTGAACGTCGCGTCGCGCGATGAGCTCGGCGACCTCGCCGTCTCGTTCAACAACATGCTGGGCAGTCTGAAGACGGTCAACAACGAGCTGTCGGACTCGGCGCGCACGCTCGAGGCGAAGGTGCGGGAGCGAACCGAGGAGCTCGTGGCCGTGCAGGCGCGCATGGCACAGTCGGAGAAGCTCGCCTCGATCGGCCGCCTCGCGGCCGGCGTCGCGCACGGCCTGAACAACCCGCTCGGGGGCATCCTGGCCGTGACGATGCTCGCGCTCGAGGATCGGCCGCAGGACGACCCCCTCCGCGCCGACCTCGACCTCATCGTCAAGCAGACGTTGCGGTGCCGGGAGATCGTGAAGGGCCTGCTCGACTTCTCGCGGCAGTCCGATGCACGGGTGACCGAGACCGACGTCACCACGGTCGTCGAGAGCTCGCTCGCCCTGCTCGAGCGGCAGGCCATCTTCCAGAACATCCGCACGGTGCGACGCCTCGAGCCGGGGCTGCCGCCGGTGCTCATCGACCCGATTCAGCTTCAGGAGGTCGTCCTGAACATCGTCCTGAACGGGGTCGACGCGATGGACGAGACCGGCACGCTGACGGTCGAGTCGGCGCTCGATGCCGCGGCCGGGGAGGTCGTCATCCGCATCGGCGACACCGGCAAGGGCATCCCGCCCGACGTGATGCCGCTGCTCTTCGAGCCCTTCTTCACGACGAAGAAGGTTGGCAAGGGCACGGGGCTCGGCCTGGCCATCGTGCACGGCATCGTGTCACGGGCTGGGGGCCGGGTGGAGGTCGACAGCGTGCCCGGACGGACGACCTTCGCAATCCGCCTGCCGGTCGTGGGCCCCGAGACGGCTGAGCCGCCGGCCGTACCGGAGGCCGTCACGACCTGA
- a CDS encoding EamA family transporter, translating to MAPERSHASPWAVAAAFGAIYILWGSNFLAIKFAVETIPPFLLMGTRSLIAGVALLGWGLARGEERPRAEHWRGAILIGALLFAIGHGALAWALQFVPSGIAALLNASIPLWMVVLEWRWLGVGRPGLATWAGLALGLAGITLLVGLDRLTGAATTPLVPALALVGSAFGWAAGSIASRLVALPRSLALATGMQLSAGGTMLCLLALGAGELSGGLAVSARSLAAMGYMIVAASIVTFTAYIWLLGVSTPGRVASYAFVNPMVAVFVGWAVGGETLSGRTFVAAGIIVTGVLLIVAARTAGSGVSSRR from the coding sequence ATGGCCCCGGAGCGTTCCCACGCGTCGCCCTGGGCCGTGGCAGCCGCCTTCGGGGCCATCTACATCCTGTGGGGCTCGAACTTCCTCGCAATCAAGTTCGCCGTCGAGACGATCCCCCCGTTCCTGCTGATGGGCACGCGGTCGCTCATCGCGGGCGTCGCGTTGTTGGGCTGGGGTCTGGCCCGCGGAGAGGAACGGCCGAGGGCCGAGCACTGGCGCGGGGCGATCCTCATCGGCGCGCTCCTGTTCGCCATCGGCCACGGCGCGCTCGCGTGGGCGCTGCAGTTTGTGCCCTCCGGCATTGCGGCGCTCCTCAACGCGTCGATTCCGCTGTGGATGGTCGTCCTCGAGTGGCGGTGGCTCGGCGTCGGACGGCCCGGCCTGGCCACGTGGGCCGGCCTGGCCCTCGGCCTCGCCGGCATCACCCTGCTCGTGGGCCTCGATCGCCTGACGGGGGCCGCGACCACGCCGCTCGTCCCGGCCCTCGCGCTCGTCGGGTCGGCCTTCGGGTGGGCGGCGGGATCCATCGCCTCTCGGCTCGTGGCGCTCCCGAGGTCGCTGGCGCTCGCCACGGGCATGCAACTCTCGGCCGGCGGCACGATGCTCTGCCTGCTGGCGCTCGGCGCCGGTGAGCTGTCGGGGGGGCTCGCCGTTTCGGCGCGGTCGCTCGCGGCGATGGGCTACATGATCGTGGCCGCGTCAATCGTGACCTTCACGGCGTACATCTGGCTGCTCGGGGTCTCGACGCCGGGTCGAGTCGCGAGCTATGCCTTCGTGAACCCCATGGTCGCCGTGTTCGTGGGGTGGGCCGTCGGCGGCGAGACCCTGTCGGGACGGACGTTCGTCGCCGCCGGCATCATCGTCACGGGTGTCCTGCTCATTGTCGCGGCGCGCACGGCAGGCTCCGGCGTGTCGTCGCGCCGCTGA
- a CDS encoding hybrid sensor histidine kinase/response regulator, producing the protein MATTSAQTVIRHDAVPPDDPPRRIFVIDDDDVMLLSCRRILEKDGYAVETFDNGVDGLRRLADVRPQLLLVDLKMPELDGLQVIDRVRAIDTEIVIAVITGYATISTAVDAMKAGAYDFLPKPFTPDELRLIVNRGYERWRLAMESSRLREEKAEAERRFVTFVSHQLKSPVVAAKQYLDVLLFEKRDDMPARDRDWLLRAQVRLDEMLTLIHDWLELARVSSGAVCEPGETTDLREVVGHAVAILEPQSRAAGVSVDTRLADELPRAVGDGVSLTTVVSNLVSNGIKYNRPGGTVSISTRHDGGVIELEVADTGIGIPDEAMPRLFEEFYRVRNDDTQDIPGTGLGLAICRRIVTTLGGSIEVSSRFGEGTTFVVRLPRAAAGSHGEPRP; encoded by the coding sequence ATGGCGACCACCTCCGCCCAGACCGTGATTCGGCACGACGCGGTACCGCCGGACGACCCGCCCCGCCGGATCTTCGTGATCGACGACGACGACGTGATGCTGCTGTCGTGCCGGCGGATCCTCGAGAAGGACGGCTACGCGGTCGAGACGTTCGACAACGGCGTCGACGGACTTCGCCGCCTGGCCGACGTCCGGCCCCAGCTCCTGCTCGTCGACCTGAAGATGCCGGAGCTCGACGGCCTGCAGGTCATCGATCGCGTGCGGGCGATCGACACCGAGATCGTCATCGCCGTGATCACCGGCTACGCGACGATCTCCACGGCGGTCGACGCGATGAAGGCGGGCGCCTACGACTTCCTGCCGAAGCCCTTCACGCCCGACGAGTTGCGTCTCATCGTCAACCGCGGCTACGAGCGCTGGCGGCTCGCCATGGAGTCGAGCCGCCTGCGGGAGGAGAAAGCCGAGGCCGAGCGCCGCTTCGTGACGTTCGTCTCGCACCAACTGAAGTCGCCGGTGGTGGCCGCCAAGCAGTACCTCGACGTGCTGCTCTTCGAGAAGCGCGACGACATGCCCGCGCGTGATCGCGACTGGCTCCTCCGCGCCCAGGTCCGGCTCGACGAGATGCTCACGCTGATCCACGACTGGCTCGAGCTCGCACGCGTGTCGAGCGGCGCCGTGTGCGAACCGGGTGAGACCACCGACCTGCGTGAGGTGGTCGGACACGCCGTGGCGATCCTGGAGCCCCAGTCGCGCGCGGCGGGCGTCTCCGTCGACACGCGCCTCGCCGACGAGCTCCCGAGGGCCGTCGGTGACGGGGTCAGCCTGACGACGGTGGTCTCGAACCTCGTGAGCAACGGGATCAAGTACAACCGCCCGGGCGGCACGGTGTCGATCTCGACCAGGCACGATGGCGGCGTCATCGAGCTGGAGGTCGCCGACACCGGAATCGGCATCCCGGACGAGGCGATGCCCAGGCTGTTCGAAGAGTTCTACCGGGTCCGGAACGACGACACGCAGGACATCCCCGGCACCGGCCTCGGCCTCGCGATCTGCCGGCGCATCGTCACGACGCTCGGAGGCTCAATCGAGGTCTCGAGTCGGTTCGGCGAGGGGACGACCTTCGTCGTCCGCCTGCCGAGGGCCGCGGCGGGGAGCCACGGAGAGCCTCGGCCCTGA
- a CDS encoding response regulator, whose amino-acid sequence MSTRTDSPVRQAQPVGPAVTDRRVLLAATPTPAWDSMVAAWQASGLQCAWFPPSGPVTSLIAEVGRGPTVLVVDLTEDQVKGMTLLTACRREADAVPVIVVAANPSIELARRVRLAGAFYLALDPVSADEMQAVLSNAFDCLTRKGGSPYRATRRILIVDDDADFVTSTASLLESQGYAVTAARSGKDGLEAVKREAPDLVILDVMMESDAAGYGVNQALKYGEGFECFRHVPVLMVSSIPVEPSTLFRMAGEVDMITPNGYLSKPLDIPTFLREIAALLGDRPAAAAGREG is encoded by the coding sequence ATGAGCACCAGGACCGACTCTCCCGTGCGGCAGGCCCAGCCGGTCGGGCCGGCCGTGACCGATCGGCGCGTGCTGCTCGCCGCCACGCCCACGCCCGCCTGGGACTCGATGGTCGCGGCCTGGCAGGCGTCGGGTCTCCAGTGCGCGTGGTTTCCGCCGTCGGGCCCGGTGACCAGCCTGATCGCGGAGGTGGGCCGCGGCCCCACCGTGCTGGTCGTCGACCTGACCGAGGACCAGGTGAAGGGCATGACGCTGCTGACCGCCTGCAGGCGCGAAGCGGACGCCGTCCCGGTGATCGTCGTGGCCGCCAACCCGTCGATCGAGCTCGCCCGGCGCGTGCGGCTGGCCGGCGCCTTCTACCTGGCCCTCGATCCCGTGAGCGCCGACGAGATGCAAGCGGTGCTGTCGAACGCGTTCGACTGTCTCACGCGCAAGGGCGGGAGTCCTTACCGGGCGACGCGCCGGATCCTCATCGTGGACGACGACGCGGATTTCGTCACCTCGACGGCCAGCCTGCTCGAGTCGCAGGGCTACGCCGTCACGGCCGCCCGCAGCGGGAAGGACGGGCTCGAGGCCGTGAAGCGGGAGGCGCCCGACCTCGTCATCCTCGACGTCATGATGGAATCCGACGCGGCGGGGTATGGCGTCAACCAGGCGCTCAAGTACGGCGAAGGGTTCGAGTGCTTCCGGCACGTCCCGGTCCTGATGGTGTCGTCGATTCCCGTCGAGCCGTCGACGCTGTTCCGGATGGCCGGCGAGGTCGACATGATCACGCCGAACGGCTACCTGTCCAAGCCGCTCGACATCCCGACGTTCCTGCGCGAGATCGCGGCCCTGCTGGGCGATCGCCCGGCGGCGGCCGCGGGCCGTGAGGGCTGA
- a CDS encoding LecA/PA-IL family lectin — protein sequence MFKRVTLGVAAISSLLVVPVWGQAKPGGDVTLVLQSGEKVIGELASYDQATIDIRGRSGQRRTIPMADAALIDFAGTASTLPAAEVSAAIEQTPLVVLRDGTRLRGAIVDFVNEGGPEATLVFDASPGGRRDLKLDGVARLYVRAPSDAVRVAVGVPPATATPLPAPAPATQRSFTVPGNARWIDTGIVVGQGDRVDFAVEGTVYLQPGQLEPAGPSGAQSGLRTPTGPLPGQAAGALVGRIGERGQAFGIGGQPSLMMPESGRLYLGVNDGEPDDNTGQFTVKLTHHPSPTSNVPRRRR from the coding sequence GTGTTCAAGCGTGTCACCCTCGGCGTAGCGGCCATCTCGTCGTTGCTCGTCGTGCCCGTCTGGGGCCAGGCCAAGCCCGGAGGAGACGTCACCCTCGTGCTCCAATCGGGTGAGAAGGTCATCGGCGAGCTCGCCAGCTACGACCAAGCGACCATCGACATTCGCGGACGCTCGGGGCAGCGGCGGACGATCCCGATGGCCGACGCCGCGCTGATCGACTTCGCCGGCACGGCCAGTACCCTGCCGGCCGCCGAAGTGAGCGCCGCGATCGAGCAGACGCCGCTCGTGGTGCTGCGCGACGGCACGAGGCTCCGAGGCGCCATCGTGGACTTCGTGAACGAAGGCGGCCCGGAGGCGACGCTCGTCTTCGACGCCTCGCCCGGCGGCCGTCGCGATCTGAAGCTGGACGGCGTCGCCCGGCTGTACGTGCGCGCGCCATCGGACGCGGTCCGCGTGGCCGTCGGCGTCCCGCCGGCCACGGCCACGCCGCTGCCCGCCCCGGCGCCGGCGACCCAGCGGTCGTTCACCGTCCCGGGCAACGCGCGCTGGATCGACACGGGCATCGTCGTCGGGCAAGGCGATCGGGTCGACTTCGCGGTGGAAGGTACGGTGTACCTGCAGCCGGGTCAGCTCGAGCCCGCTGGTCCGTCCGGGGCACAGAGCGGGCTCCGCACGCCCACGGGCCCGCTTCCGGGCCAGGCCGCCGGCGCGCTCGTCGGCCGAATCGGAGAGCGCGGGCAGGCGTTCGGCATCGGAGGCCAGCCGAGCCTCATGATGCCGGAGAGCGGGCGGCTGTACCTGGGCGTCAACGACGGGGAGCCCGACGACAACACCGGGCAGTTCACCGTGAAGCTGACGCACCACCCGTCGCCGACGTCGAACGTGCCACGACGCCGACGGTAG
- a CDS encoding fatty acid desaturase codes for MYLSLDVGYWLTLVLAVPGAFLLIRLFIFQHDCGHGAFFASTGAANVVGAVIGVLTLTPYAYWRRAHALHHATSGNLDHRGFGDIDTLTVGEYLARDRWGRLKYRVYRHPLSLFVIGAQFHFFIRHRWPGIVPREWRRERRSILWTNLGVAALIGAGCLALGPATFLKLYLPMMMMSCSLGVWLFYVQHQFEPTYWEHDEQWEFVSAALEGSSYYELPALLQWLTGNIGLHHVHHLNSRIPNYHLQKVFDTHPELHRVTRISLWQSLRCMSLALWDESERKLIPFSRAAAAST; via the coding sequence TGCTCGCCGTGCCCGGGGCGTTCCTCCTGATTCGCCTGTTCATCTTCCAGCACGATTGCGGGCACGGGGCCTTCTTCGCGTCGACTGGTGCCGCGAACGTCGTCGGCGCAGTGATAGGCGTGCTGACGCTGACGCCGTACGCGTACTGGCGCCGGGCGCACGCGCTGCACCACGCGACGTCGGGCAACCTCGATCACCGGGGCTTTGGCGACATCGACACGCTCACGGTCGGCGAGTACCTGGCACGCGATCGCTGGGGCAGGCTCAAGTACCGCGTCTACCGGCATCCGCTGTCGCTCTTCGTCATCGGCGCCCAGTTCCACTTCTTCATCAGGCACCGGTGGCCGGGCATCGTGCCGCGCGAGTGGCGGCGCGAACGCCGCAGCATCCTCTGGACGAACCTCGGCGTTGCCGCACTGATCGGGGCCGGATGCCTGGCGCTCGGCCCGGCGACGTTCCTGAAGCTGTACCTGCCGATGATGATGATGTCGTGCTCGCTCGGCGTCTGGCTGTTCTACGTGCAGCACCAGTTCGAGCCGACCTACTGGGAGCACGACGAGCAGTGGGAATTCGTGTCAGCGGCCCTCGAGGGCAGCTCCTATTACGAACTGCCGGCCCTGCTGCAGTGGCTCACGGGCAACATCGGCCTGCACCACGTCCACCACCTCAACTCGCGGATCCCGAACTACCACCTGCAGAAGGTGTTCGACACCCACCCGGAACTGCACCGCGTCACGCGGATCTCGCTCTGGCAGAGCCTGCGGTGCATGTCGCTGGCGCTCTGGGACGAGAGCGAGCGCAAGCTGATTCCGTTCAGCCGCGCGGCCGCCGCGTCGACATAG